CACCTTCGTAGTTCGTACTTTGTCGATGGtcgggttgcgaaacctgcccaATACTACTGCAAACAATACAAGAACAGACACGTTCTTTCTTCTCTATCGTTGTTCCTTCTAACGATTCTTTCCAAACGTTGTTATTTCTGTTGTTTCACTGCATACGACCTTCTAACGATTAGACTATAACGACGACATTCGCTCACGATTCGTTCTAACAATAATGCGATGACCACATTCCAAAAAATGTTGTAAAGGTCCTGACGACCAAATGTTGAACTCAAAACCCGTTTCATACATGATATATACTCACTTCCGAATATTTCCACTTCACACAGACACAGGACTCCTTCAGCCCTGAGCCTCACACCAACAAACCGCCCTACTTCACCATGACATTGTAGGTCAAATATCTGGCCATCCGCAGCCACTCCTTGATGACTGTAACATACCTGGCCAGAGGAGAAACCACCTGGTGGCACCACCTCCGTTATGATCACGTCGAAGTCTCTAAGACGGTAGCCTTGAACAAGAAGATGCTGAAAGTCACCGGTCAGCCGCCAAGGATCCTCATCCTTGGCCGCGGGCGGATATGGCGAATATGCAGGCAATGTGGCAGAGATTGATCGACGGGTGATCGAAATAATGTTGAATATGTGCGATTACAGCATTTTGCTTTTATAAGAAAAAGTATGTCTCACCACGGGCGTTTCTGGTAACTCTAAGAATTGACAGAGAAAATTGGCAATTCGTTGTGCTCAGAATATGGGGTTATGTAAATGATTCATGCGTCATAAAGTAAACGAAGGAATCGGAACACGTCTCTTACCGAAGGTATCGGACCTGTTGATAATAGTGACGTTCCTCACAAAATGGCGCTCCTTGAGGTCGACAAACCACCAAGGTGGTGATGGGTGATTTTTAATGGTGTGGGAGCAGGATCCAGCCTGGTATCTGCTTGGGTTGCGGTTCCCATCCACGGCTTTGCCAGCCTCGGCGCCAGGAAGAGTTGTCGATTGTGATACGGGTTTTCCTCTTGCAACATTAGGACCTTAAATCCAGTGTACAAACGAAGTAAAAGACATGTTCTTTTTtcaaatgatataaaattgcaACTGCAGTATATAGAGTCTGCAATTCAATAAGCCTACTAAAGGACTCTCATGGCCCGCGGTAGTCCATTCATCTATCTGTTCATCTTTCTTTCCTTGAGAGGGACGAGGGCGattcactgcgtccggagtgtaatttcgacaaaactttgaagaaatgcaGGAAGCCCATCAACCATGTTCACAACGGACACGAGAAAAAGTGTCATGTTCACATTGTACGTGCTGAGTGCAGCAGTCTTTGGCGGCGGGGCTATACCAATCGTTTATACTGCTGatccaggaaatggaaatgcagttgTACGCAATGCTAGGTCAGTACTTATGGCGATGGATTTCGGAAGAGTGGCTACAGTGTGAACAAACTGTAGCATACCCAACAACTTGATGACCATCAGTTTAATCTGTCAACACGACGGCTTTGTCGAAATTTATGTCCGGTACGAATTACTCCAGTATCAAATTTTAAATATTTAACGAAGGACATGATAAAATAGGCCATTATTGAAACAGTTTTCGCCGGGTTTTTTTTTCACATGTATATTAAATTTCATCTATTTGAAGCGGTTCTGTTTAAAGATGATTTATGTATATATACACCTGTAATGCTCTTCATCACTACGATGCCAAACAAAATGACTAAACTCCTATTCGAGCAAAACAATCAGGTTTAACATCCTTACCTTTTTCATCAAGGCACTCGAGCAAGCCGGAAGATGTTAGAGAAAGgataatgatggtgatgatgatgatgattacggGTTTCATGGTTGCTCGCATTATTAACGTAAGCGTAGGTAAGGCCCCACAGACACACTCCGGTGAAGCCAACAAATAATTCACTAATGACGAGCGACAAACTAACTTGACGGCGATGGATTTGGGATGAGTGATTACAGTGTGAACAAACTGTAGCATACCCAACAACTTGACGACCATCGGTTTAAAGACATAATACTCTATGCatcattaatttttcaatttttcaccATTGGTTACCTAGGGTATTGATACATGCAGTTCTATGCAAGcttgcaaaatcattaaaaaCTATTAACTGTTTTATAGCATCTGCATGGGGCAAAACCCGGATCTACAGCCGGAATTACATCGGCCATGCATGTAAGCACCAAATATCACGAAGCATTGAATTGATTTCTTGAATTATTCAATTCAACAACGACGCTTGCATATCCCGCGTTTCACCAAAAAGATGTGCTTAAGGTATAACACTAAACACAAAAAATCTGGAACTGCCTAGGATCGTCTCCAGAGATTCCCGAGATTTTAAGTATAACTCATGTAACTGGAGCTGTAGTGTATTTTAGTTGACCTGGAGTTCATTTCAGTACGACTGAAAATATAAGTTGAACGTATATTACTATTGTGACCGCATCGGAGCACCACAGGTGCTGACATTTGACAAACAAATAACCTTAATATAGGTGTTCTGTCCAAGTGCTTTATTTCCTGAAGAAATTAAAAAGAGATACAAGTAACTTGTTTTATGCGTATACAtcagactcctatgcagtctaTTCGgccatcctgatcgtccttcctaTATATGGATGAAGCCGGTCCGCTGCGTCCGGAGTGGAATACATCTGCTGCAGTGCACAGCTCCAAGTCAGAGATTGTTCCAATCAGAAAAACAACCTAATATGACACTGgataggcaggtttcgccaTCCTTACGAACAGCAACGAACGACGAAGAACGaagaatgtaaatgtatttCACCAACGACAGTTTTGGAAAAGTTCGCTGATCCCTCGTatatcatactgaacttccagcggtattgagGGTTAGTGAGTTGTCGTATATGAAAGCCGACTTTTTAAGCGAATAAATATATTCGCGCAGGACTTGACGACGCCACACATGCAAACTTtcgtacttcgtacttcgtaaAGGTTGCGAAACGTGCCTGTTGACACTAATAATGGATATATCTATGCCTACAAGTAGTTCGGTGTTAACGCAACGCGACACTAACCTACgagtaatttgaaaaaaatcgtaaTCTAAATCAAAACGTGTTTAGGAATAAAGAACAAACACTTGATATTCAAAAATGCACAAAAAGTCCGATAGTTACGTGGATGCGCGATTTCAGCATCAGATTCCAAGCAGTGATAAGAGGACGCCTCATCACATTAATATTATTGCGCTGGAGTGTGGTCTTCATACAGCAGAGGCTTGATGATTTGATCATACCGTCTGTGGAGAGATTGCCGTTGCCTGTGCGATTACCACATCTTCTTGTACCGCTTAGTGACTGACGGTGTCCCAGCGATGACGTCTTTACCGTACATACGACACTCCCCGTTCGCGAAGGAGAACTCGAGACAGTTCAGGCACCCCAAGCACCACAAGCTGCATTCTATTGGTGACCTCGCTGGTTTTGTTGCTACTGGCTTGAGCTCCTGTGACACTGGTATTGCATCATACACGTAGTCGCCCAACTTCTCTGAAAAAAAGATATGAGGGAATAATTTCCCCTCTTTTAAAGGGGCTTGATAGGCAAATGCCAATTTGGAGAGATTGAGTTGAGTATATGTATAAGCATGTAGAGCATGCATGATGTCAATTTTTACATTATACACTGAAAATTACTTCTCAGTGGATTTAAATCCTCCGGAGGTATGGTCCAGGAAATTTGACGTATAGATGATGAGTAAACTGCATAATTGCAGCAGAAGTTGGACTCATGTCTcctcaaatttgttgttttgaaatgtttacgTACATTCGAGTATAAGCCCATTGCATTTGTCTGGCGACGACAAAAATAAGGTTGCGTGACGTACCCGATACACGCCACCTGATGACCAAATGATTAAAGCGTACGGTATACATGACATATACTTACTTCCGTATACTTCCACTTCACACAGACTCAGGATTCCGATCGACCTGAGCCCCACACCAACAAACCGCCCTACTTGATCATAACATGATATGTTAAATTTCTGGCCGTCATTGGCTGCATCGTGCTGATTGTAGCATACTTTGCCAGAGGAGAAACCGTCTGGTGGCTTCACATCCGTTATGGTCACATGGAAGTCTTTTAGACGGCCGCCTTGAACAAGAATATGTTGAAAGTTACCAGACAGCCTGAGGCTGGTTAGTCGAAGGAGGCACGGATCCTAGGAGAACAAGTTGTCGCCGTTTTTGGGCTACTCCCGAATGATTGACGGAGATAGCTTGGTCGAGCTAATATATCTAATATGTACAGCATTTTGCATTTATAAGTAGTGTGCTTTATCTCGCCGATTTTCACCAGGTGTTGCATCAAT
This is a stretch of genomic DNA from Lineus longissimus chromosome 2, tnLinLong1.2, whole genome shotgun sequence. It encodes these proteins:
- the LOC135483778 gene encoding uncharacterized protein LOC135483778, coding for MRATMKPVIINIITIIILSLTSSSLLECLDGKGGNLAIGKPASQSSDYRQGEADHAVDGNPNPSQADSQSCTQTKEESSPWWFVDLKSQYRVKNIIIINRSDNWGGRLKDFHVTITDVKPPDGFSSGKVCYNQHDAANDGQKFNISCYDQVGRFVGVGLRSIGILSLCEVEVYGKKLGDYVYDAIPVSQELKPVATKPARSPIECSLWCLGCLNCLEFSFANGECRMYGKDVIAGTPSVTKRYKKMWLVSRCVNTELLFVHTVITHPKSIAVKLVCRSSLVNYLLASPECVCGALPTLTLIMRATMKPVIIIIITIIILSLTSSGLLECLDEKGPNVARGKPVSQSTTLPGAEAGKAVDGNRNPSRYQAGSCSHTIKNHPSPPWWFVDLKERHFVRNVTIINRSDTFGYRLRDFDVIITEVVPPGGFSSGQVCYSHQGVAADGQIFDLQCHGEVGRFVGVRLRAEGVLCLCEVEIFGRSLAYVYDAIPVSQELKLVATKPSMSLSECSLWCLGCLDCYEFSYANEECRMYGKDVIAGTPSVTKRYKKMW